From the genome of Toxoplasma gondii ME49 chromosome XII, whole genome shotgun sequence:
ACGGAAGACGTTAACTCGTGGACACACAGAAGCAAAAAGTCATTCCTCTTGATCGTGCTGCTGCCGTGACTGTTGTCTGGTTTGTCGAATCTCACGCTGCTGCTCCGCTGTTTGCCGCTCTGCTAGTTCGAGGCGTTTCGTCACTTCTTCCTGTTGGTGAAATCCACACAAGTTTTCAGTCATCATCAGCGCTGTACCTCCTTGCTTTCTCGGAGCAACTTCCTCATTTTTCGAAGAAATGAGAGCCTTCTACTGACTTGTAGATCTCAGGCTAAcaacagcggagaagaaccAGCCGGTCAAGGGTGCGGGGACAGCGTTAACAGTCTACAACAGCGGGCTAAGATCTCGCGAGCGCAACACACGGCGGCTGCCTCGCCTACCTCGAGAAAATCGAAGACGCATTCCCTGCACAGCACATATTCCTCGTTGAGTTGCTCAATGATGAAGTCCCGTGTCTCATTGAGCAGCCGAATAACTTCCATCGTTGGCGGGTCGCTGCAGAAGAACACATGGGAAGCCGCAATGGAAACCGACTAACCCGGGGAACCGTCTTTGCATTTTACTCACAGTGATACCGTTTACTGACAAATATGTCGCTAGAGAGCCGTCCATAACCTCAGTGAAGAATTCCAAGATTGTGCCGACACAAACAAGACTGGCACGCCCACAATAAGGATAAATATGCCATTACCACCTCCATTATCGTTGATATAAATAGGTGGACCTAAGTACTTCGTTACACAACTCACTATGCTGCGGACGCGAGATCGTTGGTCACTGTAGTTCAGCCCCGAGGATAACAGCACACGACTCACTTAAAGGAGCTCCCCGCTTTGTTTCACAATGTAGTTTTGAAAAGTTGATGAGAACCGGAATTTGTGGTCGGGAAGAGTGTTCTTACCACTTCACAAGCACACCCTTCAACGCCGCGACCATGTTGACGGGATCCGCAGGTGTGAAGAGAGCTTTTTCCCCGGACACCAGGGGAGAACAGAAGTAATCAGTGAAACTGGCATCAATAAAGACAGCAACAGACGCACAGGTTTCCGCTCTTGTTCGTTCGACCGTGATTGCCGGTAGTTCGTGCGCAGTTGCCTCCCTGAGGTCCCTAGACCCCTAAAAACAGCAAAGTACCTCGGTTTGAGACAAGCTGGTATGGAGAGTGAAAACAACGACTGCATAAGGAGGGTCTAAGCACTCGAGAAGAGCCGGCACAACCTAGACTATTTATAATGGTACGGCGTTTAACAGCTTCTTCCGACTGTGAAAGATTCACTCCTCCAGAAAGCCCCAGAACATCGTCTGGCACAGATGATATTTCTGAAGACGATATGAAAAAACGCATTTCTCTCGTGTGTCGCTATGCATTCTCGAGTAGAACCAAGCAGTGTCGTGAAGAGTCTGAGATGCGGACCTAGCAGTTTCGAACCATCGAACACATACCAGAAGCCTCAACGAAATGTGGGTCCCCTCTCAGAGAAATAATAATCAAAACAACAGAAAAGAGTGTTCCGCAAAGGGTCGCCGAGCTAAAAAGGTTCCTAGCAATGGTACCGCGCCGCCGGGGCAACCTACCAGTTGGTTATCAACGGGAGGACGGACTGAGACAACGAACGTGAAAGAATGGGTCCTCGTACAAAGGAAGATGGGGCTCTAGCGCGGGATAGAAGTAACAGTAGACGAAAACTGCTCGACACAAAACGGACTGTAggcgaaaggaagaaggcatTGTGCGAACGCTTCcgaggcgcgcatgcattccGCAAATGTTTGCAGCATgcaacgaagaaaaaaaatggCACCTGGTAAACCTGTTCTTTGGGCACCAGCAACATCATATACTGCAGATGATCTGAGATCACGAAGACACTTGTGATAATCAGGTTCCCGCCTGTAGCCGATGCGCTGGAATCTTTCTTTTCCGGAACTCAAAAAACGTGGCCAAAGGCTACTACGATCTCACAGCAATGCGTCCGCATCGATTGTCCGCCGCAGCTTGTGGACTGCTGGACAACCTAGTTCTTTTATGATTGAATGGGAAAAGCTTCACCGTAGTGCGGGAGCTTTACGGATCCGAACACGCTTTCCAGGGTCCGGCTGGCGTCAAAACCTCCGCTGCAAGGCGACCCGGCGGCGGCAACTCTTTttgtcctcctcttcctgttccCGTTTGTCGTGATCCCACCTAAAGGCGCTCTACTTTCTGCAAGCACCTGATGTCCTATGGAAGGATAGTCACTACGCAGCTCGTTGTGTAGCCTACGACGAAAGG
Proteins encoded in this window:
- the GTF2H5 gene encoding general transcription factor IIH polypeptide 5 GTF2H5 (encoded by transcript TGME49_217450~Gene product name based on ToxoDB Community Expert Annotation.); this translates as MMLLVPKEQVYQVPFFFFVACCKHLRNACAPRKRSHNAFFLSPTVRFVSSSFRLLLLLSRARAPSSFVRGPILSRSLSQSVLPLITNCFTDYFCSPLVSGEKALFTPADPVNMVAALKGVLVKCDPPTMEVIRLLNETRDFIIEQLNEEYVLCRECVFDFLEEEVTKRLELAERQTAEQQREIRQTRQQSRQQHDQEE